From Magnolia sinica isolate HGM2019 chromosome 13, MsV1, whole genome shotgun sequence, one genomic window encodes:
- the LOC131224223 gene encoding uncharacterized protein LOC131224223 yields the protein MIKERFKDYRSKLHRQYKQCMSHEEAVQSAPLHVTDCDRFSSDSFQKRSKINSDNRGMLEVNHVAGSKSFVRLRHDMRDSVTGQEPGPVNFYKGTHCRQSTGSWVHHRASEIWEEMNTLRSQPTPDGTQRSEQEILSQVLGIRSRYVCGFGHGAKLMAPAKAASSRFIVVGDSTVRRADTAEREVQQLRVVVDDIKNQLDRQREE from the exons atgataaaggagcggttcaaggattaccGCAGTAAGTTACACCGGCAATACAAGCAgtgcatgagccacgaggaggccgtACAGTCCGCACCGCTGCACGTGACCGATTGTGAtaggttttcgtctgattcttttcag aagaggagtaaaataaattctgacaatagaggaatgttagaagtgaaccacgtagctggttcaaagtcatttgtacgacttcgtcacgacatg cgagattccgtcactggccaggagcccggaccagtaaacttctacaaagggactcactgtcggcagtcgacaggatcttgggtacatcatagagccagcgagatttgg gaggagatgaacaccttacgcagtcagcccactcccgatggtactcagcggagtgagcaagagatcctgagtcaggtgcttggcaTCCGTTCTAGATATGTGTGTgggtttggccatggtgccaagctcatggcacccgctaaagctgcctccagccgattcatcgtcgttggcgacagtaccgtacgccgagctgatactgcagagagagaggttcagcagttACGGGttgtcgtcgatgacatcaaaaatcaGCTGGACAGACAGagggaggagtag